The segment AGGTTGGGGCAGGGCAGGCCCCGCTCGGTGAGTTTGGAGCCGTCGGTGCCGCCGCGAATGGGGCGAAAAACCGGCTCCAGCCCCATCTGTTCAATGGCTTCGGCGGCCAGGTCTACCGGGCGTTTGTCTTTTTCCAGCCAGTAGCGCATGTTGCGGTATTGGGGCGTGATCACGCATTCAATTTTGGCGCGAGGCTCGCCGGCCTGCACATTCTTACAGATTGATTGCACCAGCTCGCCGCGCGCGGCCAGGCCGTCCAGTTCAAAATCACGTAAAATAAGGTGCAGCTTGGCCTGGGCCGTGGCGCCGCGCATTTCGTACAGGTGAATAAAACCTTCCCGTTCGGCGGTGGTTTCCGGCGAGCAATGGTCCTGGGGCAGGGCGTCGGCAATTTTGGCGGCCAGGTGCAGGGCGTTGACCATTTTGCCTTTGGCCTCGCCGGGATGGATGGAAACGCCGGTGACGGTGATGGTGGCTTTATCGGCGGAGAAGGTTTCATAACACACTTCGCCCAGTTCGGCCCCGTCCAGGGTGTAAGCTACGTTGGCTGCCAGTTCCTCTAATTCTAAATTGGCTACCCCGCGCCCTACTTCCTCATCCGGGTTAAAGCAGAGCCGAATTTCACCGTGTGGAATCTCGGGGTTGGCCAGCAGGTGGGCAGCCATGGTCATAATAATGGCGACCCCGGCTTTGTCGTCGGCTCCCAGCAGGGTGTTGCCGCCGGCGGTGATGATGTCGTCGCCGTATTTGTGTTGCAGATAGGCAAAATCTTTTTCATCTAAAACCAGGTCAGGATTATCGGGAAAAGTAATCGGCGTGCCGCTGTACCGGCGCTGAAT is part of the Anaerolineae bacterium genome and harbors:
- the pepT gene encoding peptidase T, whose protein sequence is MTQQFLKELEERFLRYVQIDTQSREDSPKTPSTAKQFDLLRLLAGELQTLGAKDVTLTGPGYVLATLPATVSTNNLPTVAFLAHVDTTPAFSGTGVRPIIQRRYSGTPITFPDNPDLVLDEKDFAYLQHKYGDDIITAGGNTLLGADDKAGVAIIMTMAAHLLANPEIPHGEIRLCFNPDEEVGRGVANLELEELAANVAYTLDGAELGEVCYETFSADKATITVTGVSIHPGEAKGKMVNALHLAAKIADALPQDHCSPETTAEREGFIHLYEMRGATAQAKLHLILRDFELDGLAARGELVQSICKNVQAGEPRAKIECVITPQYRNMRYWLEKDKRPVDLAAEAIEQMGLEPVFRPIRGGTDGSKLTERGLPCPNL